Within the Candidatus Zixiibacteriota bacterium genome, the region TTCCGACAAGACTCGAAATAGCGCCCAGATTAGTCTGAAAACCGGTCGAGAAAACCAGTGCCGCCGGTTTCTTCATGAATTTTGCCAGGCGTTCTTCAAGCTCCAGATGCAGATCGAGCGTCCCGTTGAGAAAACGGGAACCGGTACATCCGGAACCATACTTACGAGCCGCCTCGGCGGCCGCCTCTTTCACTTTTGGATGATTCACCAAGCCGAGATAGTTGTTGGAGCCAACCATGATACACTTGTGGCCGTCCACAACAACCTCATCGCCGGGCGCAGATTGAAGGGGGTGAAAATAGGGATAAATTCCCATCGCCTTGACGTTGTCGGCGTCATCAAAATTGAAGCACTTTTGAAATAAGTCCGGGTATGTAACTTCAGTATTATCGCTGGTCTGCAAGAAAGCTCCTTTTCAGAGGATATAGTCCTTTTCCAAAGCTTGAGTAAACGAATCCTGTTCTCTATTGTCAATTGTTAAGCAACCCAATATAAGAAACTATATTATTTAGCGAAAATAATTTTTGTCCAAACGACAGCAAAAGATTTTTACTTCAGCGCCCTCAAACCGGAAAGGCTCGAGGGGAATAACTCGTTGTCTCTCAAGCCAATACGCCTAGACGTTATTTCGGCCGGGTCCCGAAAATGTACATATAGTTTCGGCTGATTGCTATTGGCTCTTCCTTGTTGGACCCATACCCCTCGATATCAACGAAACCGACTTTTTTGAACATACCAATCAACTCGTGGTAAGAGTACAATCTGATCGAGGTGTCATGAGAAGACGTTCCATGGGGGCCGATAAACGTCCAGGTGGCGGTGCCGACAGACCGGGCAAAATCAAATCCCCGTTTCTCCAGTACCTTCATTTTCCCGGCCTCATACCAATCGCTTGAACGAAAGTTGGCCATGACCCAGTCGCGATTTATGATATGGAGCAGAAATTTTCCTCCCGGTTTGAGCGCCTTGAACATCTTTTTGAGCACCAGAAGATTGTCGGACTCCTTCTCAAAATACCCGAACGAAGTCCACAGGTTTGCGGCAGCATCGAATTCACGATCAAAGTTGATTCGACGCATGTCCATCCGATGAAGGTCGATTTTCAAGCCCGACCGCCTGGCCTTTGCCCTGAATTCCTCGAGATAACTGGAAGTGATATCAACGCCCCTTACCTTAATGCCGGCCCTTGCCAGCGGCAGGGAAACGCGCCCTATGCCGCAGGGGCAGTCGAGAAATTTCATGCCCGGACGGAGATTGAGCTTTTTGAGAATGAGCTTAACGTCGCCATTTGTGGTTCCACGCTCGGACATTATGGCGAAAACGGGTCGAAAGTCCGGAAAGAAATCGTCCCACCACCCCGGGTCCTTACCTTTTGCCATATAACCTCCCTGCTTATAGAAAAGTGGCGACCGTCATTAGCCGCCACTTGTGAGAATCTCAGTAGTTAACGTTGTGAGTAGCCGCTTTGACTACCTAATTGTTCTTCTTGAACTCTTCCATGAACTGCGCCAGGCGGTCCACACCTTCCATCGTCATAGCATTGTACATGGAGACGCGGATACCGCCAACATCGCGGTGACCCTTCAAACCGCCCATACCGGCAGCCTTGGCATCGGCGATGAACTTCTTTTCGAGGTCCTCGTTGGGCAGCCTCATCGTGAGATTCATCCAGCTGCGGCTGTCGGCCTTCACCGTCCCGCGGTAATAGTCGGGGTGCTGATCCATGAGTTTATAGATGCGTTCTTTCTTGGCGAAGTTGGCTTTCTCGATCGCCTCAAGACCACCCTGCCTTTTGATCCACTCCAGCACCAGCTTCACGATATAAACCGGGAAGGCCGGCGGGGTGTTGTACAGGGATTTCTTAGCGGCGTGAGTCTTGTAGTTGAGCATCGTGGGAAGGCCCTCCGCACACCGGTCGAGAAGGCTCTGCTTGATAATAACAACCGTTACCCCGGCGGGGCCCAGGTTCTTCTGCGCCCCGGCGTAAATCATCGAGAACTTCTTGAAATCGTGGCGACGGGAAGCTATATCCGATGACATGTCACAAATCATCGGTACATTGCCGGCGTTAGGAAACGACGAATACTGGGTGCCGAAGATCGTATTGTTCGATGTCACGTGCAGGTAGGCGGCATCCTTGGGAAAGTCGATTTTTTTCGGAATGTGGTCGTAGCTGGACTCCTTGGACGATCCGGCCAGATGCACGTTGCCGATTAATTTCGCTTCTTTGATGGCTTTGTTTGACCAGGCGCCGGTATCAACATAGGCGGCCGTTTTCCCTTTGTGCAGGAAATTCATCGGCACCATCGAAAACTGCATCGAGGCCCCACCGCCCAGAAAGAGCACATGGTAGGACTCATCCAGGCCGAGAATCTCCCTGAACAGAGCGATGGCAGTGTCGTTGATTTCGTCGTATTCTTTGGACCGGTGCGAGATCTCCATCACCGACATACCCGTCCCTTTGTAATCGAGAAATTCCTGCTGGACGATCTTCAAGACATCCAGAGGCAGGGTGGCCGGTCCGGCGTTGAAGTTATGAATTCTATGAGTCATTTTATTTCCTCGCTTGAGCTAAACGTTCCGGGTTTTGTTGCCCTTACTTTGCCTTTACGTAATCAGCTATCAGAAGGTCGACAATATAACCGATTCTGAGCATATTTTCTTTTGTCGAAGCGCCGATATGCGGGGCCATCAGCGTGTTTGGAGCCTTGAGAATGGGCGACGACGGATCCGGCGGGTCGGACAGCCACACATCGGTGCCGTATCCGGCCAGTTTGCCGCTCTTGAGTGCCTCGGCCACGTCTTCTTCAACGATACACCCGGCACGGCCGGTGTTAATTAAGTAAGCTCCGTTTTTAAACCACTCCAGAGTCTTCTTGTTAATAACGCCCTTAGTGGCGGGAAGCAGGGGCATGTGAAGAGAGACGAAATCGGACTGCCGGATGGTATCTTCCATACCGGGTACGATCTCGGCGAAATCCGTGAAGAAGACATCGGGGTGCCATCCGAGCACTCTCATGCCGAACGCCCGCGCCCTGGTGGCCAGCGCCAAGCCGATTCTTCCCAGACCGAGAATACCGAGAGTCTTGCCCAGAAGCTCCGTGCGTTTCAGCTCCTTCTTAAGCCATTTACCTTCACTCATCGAGACATGAGCTTCAGCAATGCGGTTGGGCATCGCGATCATCAGGGCAAAAGCCAGCTCGGCCACCGCGACCGTCGAAGCGTCGGCGGTGTTGGACACTCTGATGCCCTTCCCGCGGGCATAGACCTGATCGACATTATCGAGGCCAACGCCTCCGCGGATGACATATTTCAGCTTCGGTGAGGCGTCAATATACTCTTTGGTCACTTTAGTCTTGCTGCGGATAAGAATGATTTCCGCCTCGGCCTGACGGCTCTTATCGTCGGTGACCTCCCCGTACTTGGCCAGCTTACCGGGGAGAGTGGAATCGAATGCGTCTGAGATAAGTATCAGCATTTTTCACGCCTTTCTGCTTAATCTTTCAATAAATTGACAACCATACCGCTTCGCAGCTTGGGTTCAAACCAGGTGGACTTCGGCGGCATTACCTCGCCGGCATCGGCTACCTTGAGAAGCTGCTCCACCGACACCGGGTACATCGAAAACGCTATCTTATATTCATCGCTGTCAACCAGCTTGATCAACTCTCCAACTCCCCTGATACCACCGATGAAATCAATGCGGTCATCGGTCCGGATATCCTCGATCCCGAGAATCGGCGTCAGGAAGTTCTTTGTCAGAATAGCCGAGTCAATCGAGTCGACCGGGTGAGCGGCATCGAAACTACCTTCGCGCGGCGTCAGGACGAACCATCTGCCTTCGGCATACAGACCGATGCGGTGATTCTCTTTCGGATCCACCGGGCCGTCATGAGGGGCTACCTCAAATGACTTTTCGGCCTGAGATAAAACCTCCTTTAGAGAAAGTCCCCGGAGGTCCTTAACCACCCGGTTGTATGGCAGGATGCGGAGTTCATCGGCCGGGAAGATGACGTTCAGAAAGAAATTGTACAATTCCTTGCCGGTGTGGCCGGGATTCTTCTGCTTCATACGACGGCAGACTTCAGAGGCCGACTGCGAGCGATGGTGTCCATCGGCGATGTACATCTCGCCAAGCTTCCCGAATGCTGCAACAATCGCCTTTATCGTTATTTCATCATCGACCACCCATAACTCGTGAGTCACCCCGTCGGGGCTGGTAAAACTGACTTTTGGCGCTCTTGAAGACAGCCTCGTGAACAGACTCTTTATTTCGGGGTTCTGCCTGAAAGTCGTAAAAACCGGACCCACCTGAGCCTGAAGGGTCATGATATGGTTCGCCCGATCGTTGACTTTGGCTGGACGCGTATGTTCGTGCTTTTTAATAAGCCCCTTGTCATATTCTTCAACCGATGTCAGCGCCACCAGACCGGTCTGTGAACGACCTCGCCAGGAAAGGCGATAAAGATAGAAAAACGGCTTGTCGTCCCTCGCCATCAGACCTTCATTCATCAAGCGCTCGAGGTTTTCTCTGCCCTTCTTATAAATTTCCTCGCCATACGGCGGAGTATTCGGGGGAAAATCGACTTCGGACTTGTTCACGCGCAGAAATGAATCAGGATTGTCTTTGACTATCGCCCGGGCTTCTTCACTGCTAAGGACATCGTAGGGGGGAGAAGCGATCACATGGGCTTTCTCCGGCCGGGGTCTCAACCCCCGAAAGGGACGTACGACAGACACGGATGAACCTCTCTTTCCAGACTAAAAAATGGACGTACCAGCTACCGTTTGTATAGTCCGCCTAAGATAATCGAAACGGCTCGCCCCTGTCAATCCATTAATACCCGGCGCGAAGACCCTGTGTTTCATTGTTTTTTGCGCGAGGTGGAGCGTATATGCTCAGGGTTCGTGGGATAAAAGCACAAAAAAAAGGGCCGGCTCAAAGCCGGCCCTTATAGGCTATAGCCAGAGGCTTATTTCATGTGCTTGGAGACCAGCTTGGTCATCTCAAACATCGAAACTTTGCCCTTGCCTCCGAAGATCTTCTTCAGTTTCTCGTCAGCATTGATCATACGCTTGTTAACGGTGTCCTGAAGTTTGTTCTTCTTGATGTACGCCCAGAGCTTCTTGGTAACTTCGGTGCGCGGAATCGGCTTGGTGCCGACCACGGCGCCGAGGTCAGAGGAGAGCGTCATCGGACGCATGAAAGCGGGATTTGGTTTCCTTTTGGTTTTCGCCTTTTTGGCGGGTTTTTTCTTGGGCGCGGCTTTTTTCTTTGGCGCCTTTTTCGTCGCTTTCTTCTTCGGGGCAGCTTTCTTCTTGGTGGTTTTCTTCTTCGGAGCAGCTTTCTTCTTCGGAGCTGCTTTCTTCTTCGGAGCCGCTTTCTTCTTCGGGGCGGCTTTCTTCTTGGTGGTTTTCTTCTTGGCTACTGCCATTGTGTTGCTCCTTAGCATTAAGGGTTGGTTTGTTATAAAAATTTTTTGAGAGTGTTCTCTCTCTCACAAAGCGCATTTCCAGACTCAAAATACAAGTTTTTTGAAAATTTGTGCAAGAAAAATCTATAGGCAAGCAGCAAAAAAATGAGATTTTTTCATAGGGGATTTAGACCCTCCCGAACCCATTTTCAGAGTGCAAATCAGCCTCGAACGAGTTCAATCACCGGCGCCTCGGCCGGACACCCCAGCCGAAACGGGAACCAGTGCCCCACTCCCGAAGAGGTGTAGAGGTGACTGTTCTTCCTCCGGTAGTGCCCCCAGAGATAACGATCGGGCCAGACCGATTCGAAGAGGGAACGATTCATATCGCCCACCTGTCCCCCGTGCGTATGCCCTGCCAGAGTAAGCTGCACCCCCGTATCAGCGGAATAATCGAGAGCGTCGGGACGGTGGCTCATGAGCACTACGAAGTCATCGATGGTTCTGTCCTTCAGGGCAGCATCGGTGCAGGAGCGGAAAAAATCATAATCCTTCGCCCCCAGAAAACGCGGGTCGTCGATACCGGCAATATACAGCGGCTGACCTCTCTGCGACAAACGCACGCCTTCGTTGACCAGCAGGGGAACGGTTGACCGATCGAATATCTGCCGCACCTGCGTAATCCCCCTGAAATATTCGTGGTTACCCAGGCATGCGAACGCCCCGAGGGGCGAGGCGAACTGTTCGACCATCCGCAACGCATCGGGGAGCATCCGGAGATTATCGGCAATGTCGCCGGTCAACACGGTCAGATGCGGCTGGAAACCACTGGCCTTATCGAGCACCTCGGCCAAATCATCCAGGGTCACATGAAGACGCAGGTGACTATCGGACAGGTGAAGGATCCTGAGCCCCTCGAGGGAAACTGGCAGGTCGGCCATCGCGATAGTCTTCTTGTACACTTTCGCGCCGGTCACCGCGGCCGCCATACCGCCCGCCCCCATAGACAAACTGGCCAGTGGTATCGCGGCGGCACCGGCACGAAGGAAGCGTCGGCGATGATGGTCAACCTTCCTTTCGTGAAAGACGCTGCGACGACGAGCGAGTCGGTCCATAAGCGAGTTAATCAAATGAAGGGAGCCTGAAACCGGCAACGACAAAATCAGACTCAACTGAAGAACGAACGAGAGGATCGCCCCCGTTGCTCCAGGGTACGACAGCCAATTATTCGCATGATACTCCCCGACACCCCACAAAATAACAAACAGCATGCCTGCCGTCGGGAGAGCCCAGGCCGACATCTTTATCCATCTGCGGCGCCACCATTCGCGATTTAAAAAACGCAAAAAGAGCAGTTGCGTTATGCCGAACAACAGAATCAAAAAAACCGCTACGGCTACGGGGAACAGGTTTCTCACGTATGCTCCATTTCCGGGTCCGGGATCCCATGGTCATCTGCAAGGTTTAAACGAAAAACACCACGATAAGTTCTCATATTTGCGGCCTTTGTTTTGTACAGGATGTAGTGTTGGCTGTGGAAGACTTTTTTCCGGCAGAGCTATTTGCGCCATACCGACGGACGAAGGAGGATTATGACGGTGAGAATCTCGAGACGACCCAGCAACATCGAGAATACCAAGATCCATTTCCCCGGTATGGGTATCCAGCCGTAATTTTCAATAGCCCCGACTCCCGCAAGACCCGGCCCGATATTTCCGATCGTGGCGATTGAGCAGGTGACGGCGGTGGTCAAATCCGGGACGAACAAAAGCATGAGACCGCCGGTGATGATGAAAAGGGCCACAAAGAGAATTACGAACGAGACGACGTTTATAATCCGTCGGTCATCGACCGAATCATCGCCCACCTTCACCGGCGACACCAGACGGGGCTGTGTCAGCTTGCGAAGTTCGTTCATGACTATTTTGCCAACCATGAGGACCCTGATCATTTTCATACCACCGCCGGTGGAACCGGCACAGCCTCCGAAAAACATCAGCAAGACAAGGGTAAACCTGATGAAATCGGGCCAGAGGTCAAAATCGGCGGTGACAAACCCGGTGGTGGTCACCATTGACAGCGCCTGAAAACTGGCCACACGAAAACTGTCATAGAGCGATTCCACCTTATTGCTCTCGTTTACATAATGCTCGACGAAGGCATCTGTCGACATTGGTTCGTGACGGAAACTGAGGGCGGCCTGCTCCGCCGGAGCCGGACCTTTGAAATAGAGAACACCGGTAATCACGGCAATTGCGAGCACAATCACCGTCAGGTAGAAGGTGAATTCCCTGTTTTTCGTGAGGATGCGAAAATCACCGCGCATGGCCCGAAAGTGGACGAGGAAATTTATACCCGCAAAGAACATGAAAACGGTTATGACCCATTCAATAAAGTCGGATTCGAAAGCGGCTATAGAGGCATTCCTGGTGGAAAAACCGCCGGTCGCCATAGTCGCGAAAGTATGACAGACAGCGTCGAACAGGTTCATTCCGCCCACCCACAGAAGGACTGTCTCTATAGCCGACAACAGCAAGTACACCCCCCACAGCACCGAGGCGGTCTGCGTCAAACGCGGATAAAGGCGCTCCTTGGTCGGCCCGGGGACCTCACCCCGGAACATCTGGTAACCATACACCCCCATCGCGGGAAACACCACTATTGCCAGAGTGATAATTCCCATACCTCCCAGCCAGTGAGTCAGCGAACGCAAAAACAGCATCGATCGCGGAACCGACTCTATGTCGGTCAGAATAGTGGCCCCCGTAGTGGTAAAGCCGGACATTATCTCGAAATAAGCATCGGTAAAATGGGCGAAGAAGTTGGGCCATCCCGAAGGATCGCCGGCGATAAAATAGCTTAGCAGCGGTATGGAACTGATCAGAGCCAGCCCCAACCAGCCGAATGTGACAATAGCATAGCCCTCCTTGATCCCCTGAAGATACTGGGCACTCCTGAACGCAACCACCATCTGCGTACCCACCAGCAATGATATCAGAATCGCGATGCCGAAGCCGACTACTTCACCCTCGACAAGCATCTCCTCAAGAGAAAGATGAAAATTGTCATAAACAGCGATGACCATGGGAACCAGAAGAAACAGCCCCATCACCTGCATAAGCTTACCGATCGCGTATCCAACGGCGGCCTTCTGCATGGGCTAACCTCTATCGAAAAAACGACGTGGTTTGAACAATTTGGATAAAGTCGGGATATTCCGCTGGTGGGTTATTACGATCACATGATCGTCGGCCTCGACAACGGTCTCACCGCCGGGAAGAATCATTCGGTCCTGACGTATAATCACCCCGATTATGGAGCCTTTTTTGAGCTTGGTGGCGATATTCCTTACCTTGGTACCGGCGACATCGCTGGCCGGGTCAACATTGAATCGCACGGCCTGAATATCGATGTCGGAGAGACGTACCACCGCCCCGATGTGTCCTCGTGAGATAATTTCCAGAATCTCCCGGGCGGTCGTAAGGCGGGGGTTGATAATATGATCGATTCCGATAGACTTGTAGAGCTTGTTGTGTCGCACGTCAGTCGTGGTGGCGATCACTTCATGAGCACCCTCGGCCTTGGCCAGCAAAGCGGAGAGCATGTTGTAATCCGGGCTGTCCGAAACAGCGATAAAAAACGACGCCCGGTCAACATAGATCTCCCGCAACAAATCATCTTCTGTACAGTCTCCGTGTAAAACCTCAACCTTGTTGAGCACGGCCGCCGCCTGCTCGGCATGCTCGCGATTGGGATCGACGAAGGTCACCTGATAATCATCGAGTTGCTCGAGCGCCTGGGCGAGCACAAGAGTGGCATACGAGTCGCCGGTGATAATGATCTTGCGGCTGGCTTTCTTTTCAAAACCCACCAGCGTCATAAAACGC harbors:
- a CDS encoding methyltransferase domain-containing protein, yielding MAKGKDPGWWDDFFPDFRPVFAIMSERGTTNGDVKLILKKLNLRPGMKFLDCPCGIGRVSLPLARAGIKVRGVDITSSYLEEFRAKARRSGLKIDLHRMDMRRINFDREFDAAANLWTSFGYFEKESDNLLVLKKMFKALKPGGKFLLHIINRDWVMANFRSSDWYEAGKMKVLEKRGFDFARSVGTATWTFIGPHGTSSHDTSIRLYSYHELIGMFKKVGFVDIEGYGSNKEEPIAISRNYMYIFGTRPK
- the serC gene encoding 3-phosphoserine/phosphohydroxythreonine transaminase translates to MTHRIHNFNAGPATLPLDVLKIVQQEFLDYKGTGMSVMEISHRSKEYDEINDTAIALFREILGLDESYHVLFLGGGASMQFSMVPMNFLHKGKTAAYVDTGAWSNKAIKEAKLIGNVHLAGSSKESSYDHIPKKIDFPKDAAYLHVTSNNTIFGTQYSSFPNAGNVPMICDMSSDIASRRHDFKKFSMIYAGAQKNLGPAGVTVVIIKQSLLDRCAEGLPTMLNYKTHAAKKSLYNTPPAFPVYIVKLVLEWIKRQGGLEAIEKANFAKKERIYKLMDQHPDYYRGTVKADSRSWMNLTMRLPNEDLEKKFIADAKAAGMGGLKGHRDVGGIRVSMYNAMTMEGVDRLAQFMEEFKKNN
- a CDS encoding NAD(P)-dependent oxidoreductase, translated to MLILISDAFDSTLPGKLAKYGEVTDDKSRQAEAEIILIRSKTKVTKEYIDASPKLKYVIRGGVGLDNVDQVYARGKGIRVSNTADASTVAVAELAFALMIAMPNRIAEAHVSMSEGKWLKKELKRTELLGKTLGILGLGRIGLALATRARAFGMRVLGWHPDVFFTDFAEIVPGMEDTIRQSDFVSLHMPLLPATKGVINKKTLEWFKNGAYLINTGRAGCIVEEDVAEALKSGKLAGYGTDVWLSDPPDPSSPILKAPNTLMAPHIGASTKENMLRIGYIVDLLIADYVKAK
- a CDS encoding DUF1015 family protein, yielding MSVVRPFRGLRPRPEKAHVIASPPYDVLSSEEARAIVKDNPDSFLRVNKSEVDFPPNTPPYGEEIYKKGRENLERLMNEGLMARDDKPFFYLYRLSWRGRSQTGLVALTSVEEYDKGLIKKHEHTRPAKVNDRANHIMTLQAQVGPVFTTFRQNPEIKSLFTRLSSRAPKVSFTSPDGVTHELWVVDDEITIKAIVAAFGKLGEMYIADGHHRSQSASEVCRRMKQKNPGHTGKELYNFFLNVIFPADELRILPYNRVVKDLRGLSLKEVLSQAEKSFEVAPHDGPVDPKENHRIGLYAEGRWFVLTPREGSFDAAHPVDSIDSAILTKNFLTPILGIEDIRTDDRIDFIGGIRGVGELIKLVDSDEYKIAFSMYPVSVEQLLKVADAGEVMPPKSTWFEPKLRSGMVVNLLKD
- a CDS encoding SWIB/MDM2 domain-containing protein, which encodes MAVAKKKTTKKKAAPKKKAAPKKKAAPKKKAAPKKKTTKKKAAPKKKATKKAPKKKAAPKKKPAKKAKTKRKPNPAFMRPMTLSSDLGAVVGTKPIPRTEVTKKLWAYIKKNKLQDTVNKRMINADEKLKKIFGGKGKVSMFEMTKLVSKHMK
- a CDS encoding metallophosphoesterase; this translates as MRNLFPVAVAVFLILLFGITQLLFLRFLNREWWRRRWIKMSAWALPTAGMLFVILWGVGEYHANNWLSYPGATGAILSFVLQLSLILSLPVSGSLHLINSLMDRLARRRSVFHERKVDHHRRRFLRAGAAAIPLASLSMGAGGMAAAVTGAKVYKKTIAMADLPVSLEGLRILHLSDSHLRLHVTLDDLAEVLDKASGFQPHLTVLTGDIADNLRMLPDALRMVEQFASPLGAFACLGNHEYFRGITQVRQIFDRSTVPLLVNEGVRLSQRGQPLYIAGIDDPRFLGAKDYDFFRSCTDAALKDRTIDDFVVLMSHRPDALDYSADTGVQLTLAGHTHGGQVGDMNRSLFESVWPDRYLWGHYRRKNSHLYTSSGVGHWFPFRLGCPAEAPVIELVRG
- a CDS encoding TrkH family potassium uptake protein, producing MQKAAVGYAIGKLMQVMGLFLLVPMVIAVYDNFHLSLEEMLVEGEVVGFGIAILISLLVGTQMVVAFRSAQYLQGIKEGYAIVTFGWLGLALISSIPLLSYFIAGDPSGWPNFFAHFTDAYFEIMSGFTTTGATILTDIESVPRSMLFLRSLTHWLGGMGIITLAIVVFPAMGVYGYQMFRGEVPGPTKERLYPRLTQTASVLWGVYLLLSAIETVLLWVGGMNLFDAVCHTFATMATGGFSTRNASIAAFESDFIEWVITVFMFFAGINFLVHFRAMRGDFRILTKNREFTFYLTVIVLAIAVITGVLYFKGPAPAEQAALSFRHEPMSTDAFVEHYVNESNKVESLYDSFRVASFQALSMVTTTGFVTADFDLWPDFIRFTLVLLMFFGGCAGSTGGGMKMIRVLMVGKIVMNELRKLTQPRLVSPVKVGDDSVDDRRIINVVSFVILFVALFIITGGLMLLFVPDLTTAVTCSIATIGNIGPGLAGVGAIENYGWIPIPGKWILVFSMLLGRLEILTVIILLRPSVWRK
- the trkA gene encoding Trk system potassium transporter TrkA, with translation MRIIIVGGGIVGYSLAEYLLNDKHRLSLVEVDPQLCQNISERLDLQVINGSGASPSVLDQAGIKGADMLLAVTPSNEVNIVACSIAAQYNVSQRIARLRGEEYARDAKLIDLDKVGITSVIHPEKVLVDQILQFVQTPHSVQSANFEDGKMLIRGYKVTQNMPLANKVTREIREHIAPDTVLFSAIVRNGVGMIPDGNTVIHPGDTVYALFPKESLERFMTLVGFEKKASRKIIITGDSYATLVLAQALEQLDDYQVTFVDPNREHAEQAAAVLNKVEVLHGDCTEDDLLREIYVDRASFFIAVSDSPDYNMLSALLAKAEGAHEVIATTTDVRHNKLYKSIGIDHIINPRLTTAREILEIISRGHIGAVVRLSDIDIQAVRFNVDPASDVAGTKVRNIATKLKKGSIIGVIIRQDRMILPGGETVVEADDHVIVITHQRNIPTLSKLFKPRRFFDRG